A DNA window from Thermococcus sp. 4557 contains the following coding sequences:
- a CDS encoding RNA-binding domain-containing protein: MELFEEVEVEAYVYPTEDIEKVKRAMLNLVHDLEFEAFDRGDYVILTGKTRSRKALSRLYELFRGQAILDTARSFLEEGYFGEEIIIRVNKQAAYAGVVNFNEESPLGPITIIIRTRDPGKLMKWLAPRTKDGVPIE; the protein is encoded by the coding sequence ATGGAGCTCTTTGAGGAAGTTGAGGTTGAGGCTTACGTTTATCCGACGGAGGACATCGAGAAGGTCAAGAGGGCCATGCTGAACCTGGTTCATGACTTGGAGTTCGAGGCGTTCGATAGGGGTGATTACGTCATTCTGACCGGCAAAACGAGGAGCAGAAAGGCCCTTAGCAGGCTTTACGAGCTCTTCCGGGGGCAGGCTATACTGGACACCGCCCGGAGTTTCCTTGAGGAGGGCTACTTCGGTGAGGAGATAATCATCCGGGTCAACAAGCAGGCGGCTTATGCCGGCGTCGTCAACTTCAACGAGGAGTCGCCGCTGGGCCCGATAACGATAATCATCAGAACCAGGGATCCAGGGAAGCTTATGAAGTGGCTCGCGCCGAGAACCAAGGACGGTGTGCCGATAGAGTAA